The Mammaliicoccus sciuri genome window below encodes:
- the icaB gene encoding intercellular adhesin biosynthesis polysaccharide N-deacetylase, whose translation MSIIKISLKWLMTLALLLFMFISSDQSALAKKQKSLGGEKNGCLALNYHRVREDTWIDKLLSAFSNSKELKIYSVTDTQFESHIKWLKEKNAQFVSLDEFIHYKEKGKFPKNCVWLNFDDMDQSIYENAFPIMKKYDVQGTGFVITDHVGDPDFHNIRMSPKKELLKMKNSGLWDFASHTHDMHTMKKEKSKLVSYAEKGNIKQDIDKSTNYIKDELDGNEQAIAYPYGQANDKLIKQLDQDTSIKYGFTLEEKAVVPDSDNFYIPRVMVSDDAFNKLVKKWEGFNHE comes from the coding sequence AGTGGTTGATGACTCTAGCTTTATTATTATTCATGTTCATTTCTAGTGATCAATCAGCACTTGCTAAGAAACAAAAATCACTTGGTGGCGAGAAAAATGGATGTCTTGCATTAAACTATCACCGCGTACGAGAAGACACATGGATAGATAAATTGCTATCAGCATTTTCAAATAGTAAAGAATTAAAAATTTATAGTGTCACTGACACGCAATTCGAATCTCATATTAAATGGTTAAAAGAAAAAAATGCTCAATTTGTATCTTTAGATGAATTCATTCATTACAAAGAAAAAGGTAAGTTCCCTAAAAATTGTGTGTGGTTAAATTTTGATGATATGGATCAAAGTATTTATGAAAATGCCTTTCCAATTATGAAAAAATACGATGTCCAAGGAACTGGGTTTGTAATAACGGATCATGTAGGTGACCCTGACTTTCATAATATTCGTATGTCGCCTAAAAAAGAATTACTCAAAATGAAAAATAGTGGTCTATGGGATTTTGCCTCGCATACACATGATATGCATACTATGAAAAAAGAAAAATCAAAATTAGTATCATATGCTGAAAAGGGGAACATTAAACAGGATATCGATAAAAGTACGAACTATATTAAAGATGAACTAGATGGAAATGAACAAGCGATCGCATATCCGTACGGTCAAGCAAACGATAAATTAATTAAACAACTTGATCAAGATACATCAATCAAGTATGGATTTACATTGGAAGAAAAAGCAGTTGTTCCTGATAGTGATAATTTTTATATTCCAAGAGTTATGGTAAGTGATGATGCTTTTAACAAGCTTGTTAAGAAATGGGAAGGATTTAATCATGAGTAA